The genomic DNA AAAActagattatttatttattaaacaacTAACACACCCCCttaatctagtttgttacaatcAATCATGTTCAAATTGTTCCTCATTCTTTTGAAGTTGTCCTTCTTGAAGGACTTGGTAAAAATATCAGCACATTGATGCAGTAGCTCAATTTGAGCTTTCCCTTGGTAACTTGATCTCTGAGGAAGTGATAGTGTGTTTCAATATGCTTGCATCTTCCATGTGCTACTGGAAACTTGGCAAGATTTATTGCTGATTTGTTGTCAACAAACATCTCTACTGCATCTTCCTCCTTCATCTTGAGTTCAAGCATTAAAGTATCAAGCCATACTGCTTGACAGACACCCATTGCAGCAACAATGTATTTGCTTCACATGATGATAGTGCAACTACAACTTCCTTTTTTGAACACCATGACACAGGTGTTGTTCCTGCAAAGAACACAAAACCAACAGTGCTTTTTCTATCATTCTTATCTCCACACCAATTTGCATCAGAGTAGCCAtacaatttcttcaaattttcacTCCTTTTACATGGAAACAGAATTCCATAGCTCATAGTTCCCTTCAAGTATCTCATGATCCACTTAGCTGCCATGAGATGTGATACACTAGGCCTGTCCATAACTCTGCTAATCACACCAACACAGAATGCAATATTTGGTCTAGTGTTGCAGAGATATCTCAGTGCGCCTACCATCTGTCTAAACTCAGTTGAGTTCACCTCTTCTTCATCACCATCTCTCACAAGATTCAGTCTTGCTTCAGCAGGTGTTTCTGCACTATTACAATTCAACATATTAAACCTGGTGAGCACATCGGCAGTGTATTTCTATTGACTAAGAACCATTCCTGCACTTGTTCTTCTGAATTCAATCCCAAGGAAGTAAAATAACTCCCCAAGATCTGTCATATCAAACTCACTCATCATATTTTTCTTGAATTCAGCTACTTTAGCTTCACTATTTCCTATCACCAGCAAATCATCTACATACAAACACACAATCACTATGTCTGCACCCCCTGACTTTACATATACACCATGTTCTGAGATGcatttgataaattttatattgattaAAGCTTTATCTATCCTCTTATTCCAAGCTCGTGGAGCTTGTTTCAAACCATACAATGCTTTTCTTAATCTCAACACCTTATCTTCACTACCTTTCTTCACAAAACCTTGTGGCTGGTCTATGTACACTTCCTCTTCCAAATCTCCATTGAGAAAAGCTTACTTAACATCTAATTGATGTAAGTTCCAACCTTGCATATTGGCATGTGCAACCACCAATCTCACAGTTTCAAGTCTTGCAACATGTGCAAAGACCTCTTCATAATCAATGCCTTGCCTTTGTAAGAAGCCTCTAACCACTAGTCTTGCTTTATATTTCACTACTTCTTCTTTTGGATTCACCTTCACCTTATACACCCATTTCACTCCAACTGTCTTCTTCCCTTTGGGTAGTATGCACAACTCCCAAGTATTGTTCTTCTCTATTGATCTGATCACTTCTTTCATTGCACCTAACCACTTATAGTTCTTTACTGCTTCTTCAAAATTCACTAGTTCAGTCTCAGCAAGTAATGCAAAATGCACTACATCACCCTCATCATTTACTGCACTATCTGTCATTATTTCATAGTCATTCAGTCTTGCAGGAATTTATTTTTGCCTCACTGGTCTTCTTGATGTCTCAGCTGTGTCATCTTCAGTTTTCTCTGGCTGCACAAGCTCAATTTCTTGAGCACTGTCATCAACATATTCATTGGCTGACATATCTAATATACTTCGTTTCTCTATTTTAGTAACATCATTCCACTTCCATTCATTGTGCTCATCAACCACCACATCTCTATTTATCACTATCTTGTTGTTCACTGGATTTAGCAATTTGTATCCACCAGTTGAATGATATCCCAGCAAAATCATTCTCTCACCTTTGTCATCCAGTTTGGTTCTCACTTGATCAGGCACATGTCTATAACATATGGACCCAAACACTCTCAAATGAGACACACAAGGCTTGACACCAGTCCAAGCTTCCTCAGGAGTCATATTCTCAACTTTCTTAGTTGGACTTCTATTCAAAATGTATGCAGCAGTGTACTGTATATACACTTTATATAGTGTAAGCTATATATGTGAATACAAAAActagattattttatttattaaacaacTAACAAAAATTTCATGTATTGGCTCCTTAGAGTGTAAAATCTGAAATCCAAAGTTCGATATTCATGGTTGTAAGTTAAATTGCCATGCGTTATCATTAACAAAAGACAAAAGTGCTCAAAATTTCACACGAACTTgttgaaactttaaaataaCACATACTCCGATCGGCAGTGCTATTTGTCCCGAGCAAATTTTTCAAGAATATCTCACGAATATAAAATGCAGTtgcagcaaaaaaaaaaaaagatatataaaataGGACCCACTTGCCATACATGGAGGTGCTACAATAAAGAGACA from Medicago truncatula cultivar Jemalong A17 chromosome 8, MtrunA17r5.0-ANR, whole genome shotgun sequence includes the following:
- the LOC120577586 gene encoding secreted RxLR effector protein 161-like, whose amino-acid sequence is MLNCNSAETPAEARLNLVRDGDEEEVNSTEFRQMVGALRYLCNTRPNIAFCVGVISRVMDRPSVSHLMAAKWIMRYLKGTMSYGILFPCKRSENLKKLYGYSDANWCGDKNDRKSTVGFVFFAGTTPVSWCSKKEVVVALSSCEANTLLLQWVSVKQYGLIL